From Apium graveolens cultivar Ventura chromosome 9, ASM990537v1, whole genome shotgun sequence, the proteins below share one genomic window:
- the LOC141683670 gene encoding uncharacterized protein LOC141683670, whose amino-acid sequence MYRERKFTKFGDLLSTLLVTEKNHELVIKNNPSRPTGSAPLPEVNNMSFQQNVRGKGYRGGRGQGRYRGRGRSHGHFRPYNNSGHRKWQSESQSKRKAPRGGKTENVCYRCGMNGHWTRNCHTPDHLVKLYQSSQKSKEKMVETNFANNNIDDFPRITIGGISINDPNEPNETPIWEAED is encoded by the coding sequence ATGTACAGGGAGCGCAAATTTACTAAGTTCGGGGATCTTCTATCAACTCTCCTCGTTACTGAAAAGAATCATGAATTGGTGATTAAGAATAATCCATCCCGTCCAACAGGATCTGCCCCATTACCTGAAGTAAATAACATGTCATTCCAGCAGAATGTACGTGGAAAAGGGTATAGAGGTGGACGGGGCCAAGGGCGGTACCGTGGACGAGGTCGGAGCCACGGGCATTTTCGTCCATATAACAACTCTGGTCACCGGAAGTGGCAATCTGAATCACAGAGTAAAAGAAAGGCACCACGAGGAGGAAAAACTGAAAATGTTTGCTATAGGTGCGGCATGAATGGGCACTGGACACGTAATTGTCATACCCCAGATCATCTTGTTAAGTTATACCAATCTTCTCaaaaatcaaaagagaaaatggTAGAAACAAATTTCGCCAACAATAACATAGATGATTTCCCGAGAATCACAATTGGAGGAATAAGCATTAATGATCCGAATGAACCTAACGAAACTCCCATATGGGAGGCTGAAGATTAG